GTTGATAAATTTTGATCCGACATTTCCAGGTCCTGCGACATATATGCTCCAAACCTTTCTCCCCTTAAAGAAGAACTCGTTGTGGAGAGCATTCATTGCTTCCTTCAGTTCGGTGGTCGAGATGACAAACGAAATATTAAGTTCCGATGAACCCTGAGCAATAGCGTGAACATTTATTTTATGATTACCGAGGGTTTTGAAAACCCTTCCGCTGACTCCGTGGCGATGACGCATGTTGCCGCCAACGACTGCAATTACAGATAAACCTTCCTCTTTCTCAACGGTGGAGATTTTCCCTGATCTGATCTCCTCTTCAAACTCCTTAGCGAGATGTTTTACTGCAATTGATGCCGATTTAGGCTCGACAGCCACACAAATGGAGTGCTCTGATGAAGCCTGGGTAATAAGTACCACATTAATTCTGTTCAGTGCGAGTGTCCTGAAAAGTCTTCCGGCAATTCCAGTGACACCCACCATGCCACCTCCCTCAACCCGAAGCAACGCGATGTTGTCGATGCTTGCAAGTCCCGTAATCTCATTTGTGTTTTTTCCAGGAGTCTTCTTTATTATGGAGCCCGGGTGATCAGGATTAAAAGAGTTTTTAATTCTGACCGGGATTTCCAAATCCATCGCGGGTTGAATTGTAGGTGCATAGATTACTTTTGCACCAAAATATGAAAGCTCCATTGCCTCTTCATACGATAATTCATTCACGATGAAAGAATCGGTCACTTTCCTTGGATCCGCAGTAAGAACTCCGTCAACATCAGTCCAAATCTCAATCTCGTCCACTTCCAAAGCTGCTCCGAATATTGCTACTGTGTAGTCGGAGCCACCCCTTCCAAGGGTTGTCGTTTCGTTTTCATGAGTTGAGGCTATGAACCCCGTAATCACCCTGAGTTTGTTGATCCTCGAAAACTCTTCCTTGATGTAGTAATATGTTTCGGTCTTTAGAACCTGAGCACTTGTAAAATTATTGTCGGTTTTGATCACTTTTCTCGCATCGAGAAATTCAGCATCAATACCGGAATTTTTAAAGGCTATGGTGATAGTATAAGCTGAAAGAAGTTCACCAAAACTTTGCACATAATCGAGTGTTTTTGGTGTTAATTCCTTGATTAGATAAATTCCATCGAGAATCTCCTTCAGCTCGGTAAGCCTCATAGAAAGTCCCTCAATCAGCAGGTCCCGTTCCTTCCCTTCAGGAACGAGCTCCTTTGCAAAATCGATGTGCTTTTGTTTCAATTCCTCAAATAAAGAAATGTAACTTTTATCACGCGACAGTGCCAGGTTCGCAATTTTTATAAGACTGTCCGTAACCCCCGAATAAGCCGAGAAGACCACTCCTGCAATGTTCTCATCCTGCTTTGCTCTTACAATTTCAATTACATTTTTTATTCTGTCAGGGCTCCCTACTGAAGAGCCGCCAAATTTCATTATCTTCATAAACTCATTTTTTTAATTGATTAAAAACTATTACCCAACAACCCGCACTCCTGATCCAAAACACTCATAACTAATAACTCACAACTCATAACTAATTATCTATTCTCTCCGGAATCGATTTTTTCAGTTTCTCGATCTCATCCCTCAGAAATGCAGCTCTTTCAAATTCGAGATCCTTTGCAGCTTTTCTCATCTCGACCGTAAGTTCTTCTATCATCGCTTTTCGTTCATCGATGCTCATGAACTTCAGGACGGGTTCAGCAACCTTTGAGAACTGTGATTGTGAACTCGAATGGTCATAATCCTTTTTACGCATGTCTGCAATTGCAGTCGAACTCATAATCTCTTCGATGCTCTTGAACATCGTTTTCGGAGTAATTCCGTGTTTTGTGTTATAATCCATCTGTATTTTGCGACGGCGTTCGGTTTCCTCAATTACGAGTCTCATCGATTCGGTTATCTTGTCCGCATACATAACAACGAGTCCGTTCGCATTTCTGGCTGTCCTGCCTGCCGTCTGCATAAGGGATCTCGCACTCCGCAGAAATCCTTCCTTGTCAGCATCTATAATGGCAACCAGCGACACTTCAGGCATATCGAGTCCTTCTCTTAGGAGGTTTACACCAACAAGCACATCAAAATCACCGAGACGAAGATCCCGAAGTATCTCAACTCTTTCAAGTGCATCGATGTCACTGTGAATAAACCTTACCGCAATACCAATTTTCGAGAGATAGTCGGAAAGGTCTTCCGCCATCTTCTTCGTCAGAGTGGTTACAAGTGTTCTTTCCCCTTTTTGCACTCTGACTCTTATCTCTGAAATCAGGTCATCAATTTGAGTTTTTACCGGTCTGATCTGAATTTCAGGATCAAGCAGTCCGGTCGGTCTGATGATCTGTTCGACAAATTTTCCGTTGGTCTTCTCAAGTTCAAAATCACCCGGGGTAGCAGAAACAAAAATTACTTTTCTCATCTTGGTTTCAAATTCCTCAAAGCGCATGGGTCTGTTGTCAAGCGCGGAAGGGAGACGAAAACCGTGATGCACGAGAGTTTCCTTCCGCGATCTGTCGCCGTTGTACATCCCTCTTATCTGTGACACTGTTACATGCGATTCATCAATTATCATGAGGAAGTCATCCGGGAAATAGTCGAGCAGACAGTAGGGTCTGGTCCCCTTTTCGCGAAGGTCCATATGCCTTGAATAGTTTTCAATACCGGCACAGTAGCCGACCTCTTTGATCATTTCTAGATCGAATCGTGTCCGCTGTTCAAGCCTCTGTGCTTCGAGATATCTCTCCTGCTCCCTGAAGTCGGCGAGCCTCTCCTCAAGTTCCGCTTCGATAAGTACAAGTGAGAGTTTCTGTTTTTCGGGATTTGTTACAAAATATTTTGCCGGATAAATGGCAGTTTCTTCTATCTCCCTTAGTACATCCCCTGTAATCGGTTCGATAACTGAAATTCTCTCGATCTCGTCATCCCAAAATTCAATGCGAAGCGCTTCTTCAATCTCATATGCGGGTATAATCTCGAGAACATCACCACGCATTCTGAATGTGCCTCGCATAAACTCCATGTCGTTTCTCGAGTAGTAGATGTTCACAAGATTCCGCATCAGAGCTTTTTTCGTCACAACATCCCCTTTGTGCAGGAAGATGGTCTGCTCGGCATATTCATGTGGAGCACCAATTCCATAGATGCAACTAACAGATGCCACAATAATTACATCGTTCCTCCCCTCGATGAGTGAAGTTGTGGCTTTCAGTCTGAGCCGGTCAATCTCTTCGTTGATGGAAAAGTCTTTTTCAATAAATGTATCGCTGCTGACTACATAAGCTTCGGGCTGGTAGTAATCGTAGTAACTGATGAAAAATTCCACCGGATTGTTCGGGAAAAAAGATTTCAATTCACCATAAAGCTGTGCTGCCAGGGTTTTGTTATGAGATATCACCAAAGTTGGTTTATTATGTTTGGCAATCACATTTGCCATTGTAAAGGTCTTGCCACTCCCCGTCACTCCGAGAAGTGTCTGATATTGCTCACCCCTCTCGATTCCCGCGGTGAGTTCCTTTATGGCGTTTGGCTGATCTCCGGCAGGTTCATAATGAGCCTGTAGATCAAATGGTCTGAATGGTGCTTGTCGCATTTATTGGTGCTTGGTTTTTAATGATGGTTTTTGTGTAAAGGGTTGCTTTTGAACTTGCAACCCTGAGACTGAATTGCGATTATTTTCCTTTTACAACCCGCAGCTTGAAATAAACTTCCTCGGGAGAGAAAATTCCTCCGAAAAATCTTTCATACATCACGGGTTCAATATTGACAAAGAAATCCATCCATTTTAATGCTGCAAAATGGGATGTGATGAATTTCTTTTCTATCACCTCAAACTGTGCCTGCCCCTCATAGTTCGTGCGGTGATTCAACTTCCACTTCTCATAGAACTTCAGTTTTCTGTTGCCGATGTACTCATAGTTGTCAAATGTCCTGATCGAAAATGGAATTTTATGGTCGGGATCGCCAAAATATTTGGTATTAAGAAAGAAAGGGGCATAGACTATCATTGTTGCATCCGGTTTTGAGATGCGATACAATTCATTTATTACCTTGTAAAAATTGTCGATATGTTCCAGAATGTGGGAGCAATATATCTCGTCGAAATAATTTTCGGGAAAGGGATAGGGAAATGTATTTATGTCATGAATATCGTTACCGCCGTAGTCAACTACATCGAGATTGACATACCCGGGACGAATATCCTTTCCACAACCGAGATTGAGTTTGTTCATTAGAAATCCTTAAAATTTAACTTGGCAATTTAAGGATTTAAGGATAGTTATTAAAATATAATCGTAGTAACCCCTCCGGTGAACCAAATTAAGCACCTGATAGTTATTTAATTACTGAGGGAAAACAACACTCCTCCCGGATAGCACATGTAGCAGATCGGTAAATACGAAAGAGGCTCCCACCTTAAGAGACAGCCTTGAATGTTAAGCTACAGGACACACATCACCACATCCCTGTCCTCCTGTTAATAAGCCATTTACTGAACACCGGGTCATCCGTCTCATACTTGCCGTCAAGTTTGATGACCATTCCTCTTTCTTCAAGTTTTTTAAGGGCACTGAATGTTGTGCTCGTAGCCCCTGAATCGTACCGTTGACGGAAGGCATCAGACAGCGGTGGTAATTCTCCCTCAGCCAGGCCGATCATAATTTTCTGTTCGGTTTTTGTCATGGTACCCCAAAGTCTTTCATAGTCATTATCATGAATCCCGACCAGGTCATTCATGGCTGCTTGAACAGGCGCCTTACTTTGCTTTCGTACTGAGAGTGCTTCCCACACACTGAACGCAAGGCACTGTGTATAGTAAGGATGTGATTTGGTGATCTTTAGGATCTCTTCGGCTATCGCGTGCGCGTCATCAGTGATATCTCTGAATCTTGAAGTTAAAAACTGCATAAACTCGTCGTCCGGGATTTTTCCGAGCGGCATCAGAAAACCAAAATGATAAAAAGGGGATTTCTTTTTCTCAAAAATCTCTCTCATCAACGATTCCTTGCTGCCAAGAAAAACATAATTTACTTTTTTGTGGTGCTGAATAATGGCTCTCAGCTTCTGCTCAAGCCAGGGTTCCAGCCTTTTAATTTCCTGAAACTCATCAATAATCACGATCAGTTTTTTATTCTCCGAACTGATATCCTCCAATAACCTCAGAACATCTTCAATTACAATTTCGGGCGTGCTTTGCGGATGGAATGTGATGTCGATATTGTTGGTCTGCACATTAAGAGTAATCGCCGGTGTTATCTTAAAATTTCTTAAAAATTGCTGAAATTTTTTGTAGGGATATAGTTTATGCACCTTTTTAAGCAATTGCGCCGCGAAATCGTTGGCTGAAGTAGTCAACTGCAGGTCCAGATATATTACCGGACGGTCCATTTTCAAGGCGACCTTCAGAATAAGACTGGTTTTACCAAATCTTCGCGGGCTTATAATTATGAGGTGATTGCTGCTGCCCAGTACCGAATTGATACGGGCTATCTCCGGTTTTCTGTTTGTGAAATGTTCACCGTCAACCACACTGCCAAACTTGAAGGGGTTCATCTAAACTCCGATAATTATCGTTGCGAAATATTTCGCAATATACAAATTAATCACGAATCTGACACGGTATTCCTCATGAAATTTCAGGAAAAATCATGCTCAAAAGAAGAAGACTCGATCTGTGAGAAGTAGTCGATTCCCGGCCTGTTCTGTGCTGTGACACAAAACGAAAAAAGAACAAAAAACAGAAAGAACCTTGTCTGTTTCATTTTACTTTTCTCCGATCTTTACTTTATATAGGCCACCTTTACGGTTGCAGCCATTTGACCGTTCTCCTTCTGAGAAGAAACCCTTATCATGTATGTCCCGCTTGAAACATTCAGCAGGTTGAAATCAATCACCTCACTATGTTCACCTTTTGTTCTAAAGGTTGTATTTGAATAAATTTCCCTGCCCATTATGTCATAAATCGTCAGGTCAATCATGCCTTCGCCGGGGACTGTGTAGTTAACCTTTGTGCTCCCGTTAAAAGGGTTTGGGCTGGTTCTTATCTTTATTTCAGGCGGAAGTTCTGCTCCAGTCTCATCCTCTACACCCGTTGGTTTTCTGACACCTTTCATAATATAGACACGGTTGTTTATAAGAGGATAAATGAGGTTGTATTCCGCTTCCTCTCCGATACAGATATCATCTACTCCGTCACCTGTCACATCGCCTATCCTGCCTGAAAAATTGGGACTGTTATCAATACTAAAGGCATATTCATCCGCCTTTTCTGTGGGTATTGGATTACCTCCAAGGAACAACCGTGCCAGATAGTAAGATACATGAACTATAAGATCATTGTATCCGTCATGATTTACATCTCCCGGGGATGTGATGTAAGTATATGCACTGTTTTGAAGATTCAATCCAGCATCGGTAGAAAGGTTTGGAGGTTTTGCACCAAAAGACATCACTATTGTGTACCAGTAAGGGTAGGGGGTCCCATAATTAAGAGTTATAAGCTCTCCCTTACCATCATCATTCATGTCCGGTATTGCTATTATATGTGTTGTATCATATATCTTAAAAGTGTCCGAGAAAGCGAATGAGGGATTACCGTAATAGAATTTCCGGAAGGGACGATCCGGGATGTTCATTGGCTGGTACCTCATCGAAATATCGGTGAGTCCATCACCATCAATATCAACGAACTCTTGAGTTGTTGCCAGGTAGCTTCCCACATAATAGTAAGGTATGTTAGAATCTGAAAGCATATGACAGGTGGGTATTGTATCTGAGCTACCTGTTTCAAAGAAAACGATACTGCCGGATTTAGATGGTTTCAAAGGATGATAAGCAACTAACTCCTCCCACCCATCACCATTAAAATCAATTGGCCAGTTCTGTCCCTTCAACCATAGCAAATTGTCAGCAGTATTTTGGAATGTAAAATAGAACACATGATCTGGAATGGTATCAAACGAAGCTCCACCATAATACACCAGAAATTTGACAAAATCGGGTTGCGCATAGTGAACTGTAATTATATCTCTGAACCCATCCCTATTCCAATCACAAGCTGTAACTGCTCTCGAATGGAGAATAGGAATAGAGAATGCAGCATTTTGATTAATGGGATCTCCACCCCTGAAAAAATAAGCCCTTGCATCCAATAGGTTCGTTGTTTCACTTAATGTTATCACAAAATCATCGTACCCATCGGAATCCTGGTCACCCATATAAATTATTGACTCGTATAAGAAATACCCTTGCTTGCTGAAAACAATTGTATCGAATTGTGCCTCGACAGCAGAATTCAGCAATAGAATTAATCCGGGTAATAGAGTCAATGGCTTCATGTATTTACTCATACTGTTTTCCCAAAAGAATAAGTATCTAAATAACGATTCAAAGACATCTTAATTGCTTAAAATGTCGTTACTCATCAGAATAGGTTTGTAAAGGTTTCCTGAAATCTAATTCACAAATTTATGCCTATTTCAAAAGACTCATTTTCCGACTTATCTTCACTCCCTCTGCCTGCAACTGATAAACATATACACCTGAAGGAAGGGCTGAGGCATCAAAAAATTCCGTGTAGTTTCCCGGAGAACGATTGCCTGAAACCACTGTTGCCACTTCTTTTCCAAGCAGATCGTAAACCTTAAGAGAAACAAATCCCGACTTCGGAATGGAGAACGATATCTTTGTCCCGGGATTAAATGGATTCGGGAAGTTCTGACCAAGAGTGAATTCTGAAGGTACCTGCAGATTTGAGATATCCTTTACATCCACAGGGTAATCTGAAAGTTTCCATTTCCTCGCCTGGTGAATTTCACTTTGATTCAACGGTGATTTCTTGGAATATACAAAGGCATTCAGTGAAAGATTGTTCACAGATGCAACATTGGAAGGAAGATAATAAAAAGTGTCAACTACAGATGAATCGCCAATTTGCCAGCTACTTTTCGAAAGTTCATTTCCAAGTGCTCCATTCAACATCGAACGGACGACATTATCATGGATATAGTCTGTTCCGCCTATACAACCGGCACTTACACTTCCCGTTTGTGTAGCTACAAGTTTATCCTCAGTTAAAATAAAATTAATTACGGGGATTTCAGCAATTGCCGCGAGTGCCTTAACCACTATTCTGACATGGATTTTGTTGCTGTCTTTTTCGAAGCCGATGAATCCATCTATGCTTACTTTTGGTGGAGCATACGAACGGTTCGAAACCTGTCCTGCCCATGCACCTCTGCTTTGGGGAGCAGTAAGACGGTCAACAATTCCGGTAGGATAGCTCGAAAATCCCATGGCTGAAATGATCGTGTTTCCTGAAAATACCCTGAAAGGATCACTGGAGTTTGCGGGCCCGTGATACGACAAGACAACGGTATTCGGATTGTACAGCATGATCACATCATGTATCACCGCATGACCACAGGGGCAATACTGACACCATGTCCCCGTGCAGTATTCAAGAACGGGATTGCGAACTGCCTGAGCTTCGGATTCGAATGAGAAAAAGAGAGAGGAGAACGAGAAGAGAAATAGAAATTTGTACAGATTTTTCATCGAAGAAATCTTTTAATTAATGATGTACAAATTACTTACAGGAAAATCAACACACAATTAATACTTTTACAGTATAACTTCATCATTTCGGGAATTCTTCTTAAATTTCCTTTTCTGCTTGTTAATTTTAAAGGAACCAAATGAAAAACCACTTAATCAATTTGATGAAACACATGGTTTGGGCTGACGCGATACACTGGAAGATGATGGAAGGAAAACCTGAGTCATTCGACGACAAGGAAATTTCTGAAAGACTTTTCCATATACATTTTGTTCAGTTTGCTTTTCTTAAAATTCTCACAGGTCAACCGCTTGAAAGAAAAAGATCAACTGACTTTACATTGGAGGAACTAAAAAAACTTGGTGAAAATACCGGGAAAGAGCTTCTTTCATTTGTTTCGAATCTGACTGATGAACAAATGAATAATGTCGTTCGTATTCCATGGTTCAAGGATGCGGGCGATGGCTTCTCATTTTTTGAGGCAATTAACCAGGTTGCCATGCACTCCCACTACCACAGAGGGCAGAATGCATCCCGTTTTCGCCAGCTAGGCGGAACCCCCGAAATGACTGATTATATCTACTGGCTTTTTCTCGACAGGAAATAACAAAAAAAACAGGATGAGTAAAAACGAATTTCGCTCATCCTGTTTAATTTTCTGAAAAAATAGCAGTTATTTCATCAGGTTCATTTTTTTTACCTGAACATTTCCTGCTGATTCAAGCTTATAGAAATAAACCCCGCTCGCCACTGAGACGGCTGTAAAGTCAACTTCATATGTGCCTGCCTCCTGAAATTGATCAACCAGCGAGAAGACTGTCTCGCCGTTGAGGGAGTAGACATTCAAACTGACATTTCCGGCAACCGGTACTGAGTATCTGATCCTTGTCGAAGGATTGAACGGATTAGGATAATTATTGAATAATGCAAATCCCTCGGGTGTCCCGTTTAACTCTTTTATGGCATTTGGAGCCGGTTTGCTGTTGGGGTCGCCCGGATTGGTTACATCGGCAAATACTCCCGGATTACCCTGACCGGTTCTCCACGATCCATTGGGATCCTGTAATTCAACTCCATTGCTAAAACCATCACCATCACTGTCAAGACTTGCAAGTGCAGCATCCCACATTACATTGTCATTTACAAGGAAACCATTTTCCACAGTCTGTCCGAATTGATTTCGTGCGTCCCCTCCCTGTGCTGACACATGACAGTTGGCACATGAAAATTTGGAACCATTGGGAATTTGTGTTACTCTGAAGCTGCGTGAATCCAGCTCAAAAAATATGGCGCCTGCAATTAAAAATACCACACCGAGTGATATTACATTTTTCATTAAAATCTCCGATTAAATTGAGGAGCAATATAATACCAAGAAATTATTAAAACAAATCTTTAAAACAAAAAACGCTTCATTCAGGTTAAAAAACTGAAATGAAGCGATTTCTGTCACAATATGTAAAAATTTTAGGTCTCTAACTCCATCAATTTTTGATATTTGTATCTCTGTTTTGATTCTTCAGCGAATCAAGCTTCTTCTGTATCTGATTTGCACTCTGCAGGGCTGCAACATTTCCTGATTTTGGGAACGATTTCGATTTTGCCTTAAGGCTCTCCGGTTTAGCTTCATCGGCAACTGCCCCGTTGGGAACCGCAGCACTGGTCATCGCGGGCTGATCGGATGCCCCGCCTCTTTCGGCAGTTACGGCATCTTTGCTTTCACTGCTCTTGTACTCGTTAGCAGCATAGGCTTTCTGAGGTGGAGGTGTAGCCTTGTCAACAGGTTTTCTCTGCTCCTTGCTCTCAAATTCGGGACTTTTATCCTGATTGTCGCCTTTTTTCCCGATATCAGTAGCTGCCACTTGATCCTGGTTGAGAGGGGTGTCGGCTTTTTTCATTATCTCTTCACCGGGCTGGTTGACGAGCAGTACCACTGCCACTATTGCCACCGCACCCACTGCTATCGCAGATGGAAGTGGTTTTATAAAGGCTGCTATTCTTTCCCACAATCCGGGCTTTGCCGCTGCGAATTTCTCGGAATTGATCTTTCGCATCAAATCCGCCTCAAATCCGGGAGGAGCATCAAGCTTCGGCATCTCCTTCAGAAGATGCCTCAGTTCCTTGAACTGCTCATCATCATTAAGTAAGTTGTTGGTCTCCATAAAAACTCATTCCTTAAAAATATCTTTCAATAACTCTTGTAACTGAGAACGACCTCTGTTTATCCTCGATTTAACCGTGCCGATGGAGATATCCATCACTTCGGCTATTTCTTCATAAGACAACTCCTGAATATCCCGT
The Ignavibacteria bacterium DNA segment above includes these coding regions:
- the thrA gene encoding bifunctional aspartate kinase/homoserine dehydrogenase I — encoded protein: MKIMKFGGSSVGSPDRIKNVIEIVRAKQDENIAGVVFSAYSGVTDSLIKIANLALSRDKSYISLFEELKQKHIDFAKELVPEGKERDLLIEGLSMRLTELKEILDGIYLIKELTPKTLDYVQSFGELLSAYTITIAFKNSGIDAEFLDARKVIKTDNNFTSAQVLKTETYYYIKEEFSRINKLRVITGFIASTHENETTTLGRGGSDYTVAIFGAALEVDEIEIWTDVDGVLTADPRKVTDSFIVNELSYEEAMELSYFGAKVIYAPTIQPAMDLEIPVRIKNSFNPDHPGSIIKKTPGKNTNEITGLASIDNIALLRVEGGGMVGVTGIAGRLFRTLALNRINVVLITQASSEHSICVAVEPKSASIAVKHLAKEFEEEIRSGKISTVEKEEGLSVIAVVGGNMRHRHGVSGRVFKTLGNHKINVHAIAQGSSELNISFVISTTELKEAMNALHNEFFFKGRKVWSIYVAGPGNVGSKFINFLAQKKDLNDNIELKGIINSKKMVFADNLLTSEDIPGALNSSSTSSNQKEFLNAVICDRNPFKIFVDCSASAKVIDFYAPLLKEGVNIVAANKIANSSSLEDWFELKNLAKESNARFLYETNVGAALPVIRTMKDLLGTGDELIKIEGIMSGSVNYILTAVWNGKDFATALSEAKEMGLTEPDPVIDLSGMDIARKLLILVRDAGFRYELSDIEITPLAKRNAKDEVEYLDIDKMVGEARADGNKIKFIASFSEGELKVYPKVCSSDDPLFAVDDVKNVFIFYTKRYNKYPLVIMGPGAGVDITASGVLDDVLKVIGF
- the uvrB gene encoding excinuclease ABC subunit UvrB; translated protein: MRQAPFRPFDLQAHYEPAGDQPNAIKELTAGIERGEQYQTLLGVTGSGKTFTMANVIAKHNKPTLVISHNKTLAAQLYGELKSFFPNNPVEFFISYYDYYQPEAYVVSSDTFIEKDFSINEEIDRLRLKATTSLIEGRNDVIIVASVSCIYGIGAPHEYAEQTIFLHKGDVVTKKALMRNLVNIYYSRNDMEFMRGTFRMRGDVLEIIPAYEIEEALRIEFWDDEIERISVIEPITGDVLREIEETAIYPAKYFVTNPEKQKLSLVLIEAELEERLADFREQERYLEAQRLEQRTRFDLEMIKEVGYCAGIENYSRHMDLREKGTRPYCLLDYFPDDFLMIIDESHVTVSQIRGMYNGDRSRKETLVHHGFRLPSALDNRPMRFEEFETKMRKVIFVSATPGDFELEKTNGKFVEQIIRPTGLLDPEIQIRPVKTQIDDLISEIRVRVQKGERTLVTTLTKKMAEDLSDYLSKIGIAVRFIHSDIDALERVEILRDLRLGDFDVLVGVNLLREGLDMPEVSLVAIIDADKEGFLRSARSLMQTAGRTARNANGLVVMYADKITESMRLVIEETERRRKIQMDYNTKHGITPKTMFKSIEEIMSSTAIADMRKKDYDHSSSQSQFSKVAEPVLKFMSIDERKAMIEELTVEMRKAAKDLEFERAAFLRDEIEKLKKSIPERIDN
- a CDS encoding methyltransferase domain-containing protein, which gives rise to MNKLNLGCGKDIRPGYVNLDVVDYGGNDIHDINTFPYPFPENYFDEIYCSHILEHIDNFYKVINELYRISKPDATMIVYAPFFLNTKYFGDPDHKIPFSIRTFDNYEYIGNRKLKFYEKWKLNHRTNYEGQAQFEVIEKKFITSHFAALKWMDFFVNIEPVMYERFFGGIFSPEEVYFKLRVVKGK
- a CDS encoding AAA family ATPase, yielding MNPFKFGSVVDGEHFTNRKPEIARINSVLGSSNHLIIISPRRFGKTSLILKVALKMDRPVIYLDLQLTTSANDFAAQLLKKVHKLYPYKKFQQFLRNFKITPAITLNVQTNNIDITFHPQSTPEIVIEDVLRLLEDISSENKKLIVIIDEFQEIKRLEPWLEQKLRAIIQHHKKVNYVFLGSKESLMREIFEKKKSPFYHFGFLMPLGKIPDDEFMQFLTSRFRDITDDAHAIAEEILKITKSHPYYTQCLAFSVWEALSVRKQSKAPVQAAMNDLVGIHDNDYERLWGTMTKTEQKIMIGLAEGELPPLSDAFRQRYDSGATSTTFSALKKLEERGMVIKLDGKYETDDPVFSKWLINRRTGMW
- a CDS encoding T9SS type A sorting domain-containing protein, whose protein sequence is MSKYMKPLTLLPGLILLLNSAVEAQFDTIVFSKQGYFLYESIIYMGDQDSDGYDDFVITLSETTNLLDARAYFFRGGDPINQNAAFSIPILHSRAVTACDWNRDGFRDIITVHYAQPDFVKFLVYYGGASFDTIPDHVFYFTFQNTADNLLWLKGQNWPIDFNGDGWEELVAYHPLKPSKSGSIVFFETGSSDTIPTCHMLSDSNIPYYYVGSYLATTQEFVDIDGDGLTDISMRYQPMNIPDRPFRKFYYGNPSFAFSDTFKIYDTTHIIAIPDMNDDGKGELITLNYGTPYPYWYTIVMSFGAKPPNLSTDAGLNLQNSAYTYITSPGDVNHDGYNDLIVHVSYYLARLFLGGNPIPTEKADEYAFSIDNSPNFSGRIGDVTGDGVDDICIGEEAEYNLIYPLINNRVYIMKGVRKPTGVEDETGAELPPEIKIRTSPNPFNGSTKVNYTVPGEGMIDLTIYDIMGREIYSNTTFRTKGEHSEVIDFNLLNVSSGTYMIRVSSQKENGQMAATVKVAYIK
- a CDS encoding Omp28-related outer membrane protein, with translation MKNLYKFLFLFSFSSLFFSFESEAQAVRNPVLEYCTGTWCQYCPCGHAVIHDVIMLYNPNTVVLSYHGPANSSDPFRVFSGNTIISAMGFSSYPTGIVDRLTAPQSRGAWAGQVSNRSYAPPKVSIDGFIGFEKDSNKIHVRIVVKALAAIAEIPVINFILTEDKLVATQTGSVSAGCIGGTDYIHDNVVRSMLNGALGNELSKSSWQIGDSSVVDTFYYLPSNVASVNNLSLNAFVYSKKSPLNQSEIHQARKWKLSDYPVDVKDISNLQVPSEFTLGQNFPNPFNPGTKISFSIPKSGFVSLKVYDLLGKEVATVVSGNRSPGNYTEFFDASALPSGVYVYQLQAEGVKISRKMSLLK
- a CDS encoding DinB family protein, with amino-acid sequence MKNHLINLMKHMVWADAIHWKMMEGKPESFDDKEISERLFHIHFVQFAFLKILTGQPLERKRSTDFTLEELKKLGENTGKELLSFVSNLTDEQMNNVVRIPWFKDAGDGFSFFEAINQVAMHSHYHRGQNASRFRQLGGTPEMTDYIYWLFLDRK
- a CDS encoding T9SS type A sorting domain-containing protein — translated: MKNVISLGVVFLIAGAIFFELDSRSFRVTQIPNGSKFSCANCHVSAQGGDARNQFGQTVENGFLVNDNVMWDAALASLDSDGDGFSNGVELQDPNGSWRTGQGNPGVFADVTNPGDPNSKPAPNAIKELNGTPEGFALFNNYPNPFNPSTRIRYSVPVAGNVSLNVYSLNGETVFSLVDQFQEAGTYEVDFTAVSVASGVYFYKLESAGNVQVKKMNLMK